One window of Cohnella hashimotonis genomic DNA carries:
- the efp gene encoding elongation factor P: MISVNDFKTGLTIEVDNDLCTVIDFQHVKPGKGAAFVRSKLKNLRNGNVIEKTFRAGENVVRAHIENRAVQYLYNSGSEYTFMDNETYDQFNLDKKQLEWEVNFLKENMTVNITSYQGEILGINLPNNVDLKVVETEPGIKGNTATGATKNAKLETGLNVQVPLFINEGDVLLINTTEGKYISRA; the protein is encoded by the coding sequence GTGATTTCCGTTAACGATTTTAAGACAGGCCTTACCATTGAAGTGGACAACGATCTGTGCACCGTTATCGACTTCCAGCACGTCAAGCCGGGCAAGGGAGCAGCGTTCGTTCGCTCCAAGCTCAAGAACCTGCGCAACGGCAACGTGATCGAGAAAACGTTCCGCGCCGGCGAGAACGTCGTCCGCGCCCATATCGAAAACCGCGCCGTACAGTATCTGTACAACTCCGGCAGCGAGTATACGTTCATGGACAACGAGACTTACGACCAGTTCAACCTTGACAAGAAGCAGCTCGAGTGGGAAGTCAATTTCCTGAAGGAAAACATGACGGTCAACATTACCAGCTACCAGGGCGAGATTCTCGGCATCAACCTGCCGAACAACGTCGACCTTAAGGTCGTCGAGACCGAGCCTGGCATCAAGGGTAATACGGCGACCGGCGCAACCAAGAACGCGAAGCTTGAGACGGGCCTTAACGTTCAAGTGCCGCTCTTTATTAACGAAGGCGACGTGCTGCTCATCAACACCACCGAAGGCAAGTACATCTCCCGCGCTTAA